In Anguilla rostrata isolate EN2019 chromosome 1, ASM1855537v3, whole genome shotgun sequence, a genomic segment contains:
- the brd9 gene encoding bromodomain-containing protein 9 isoform X1: MGKKHKKHKPEWRTVDGYEDKPLEKPLKLVLKVGGNEVTERSGSGHDSSYYDERSDHERERHKEKKKKKKKKSEKEKDKHGDDEERRRRKEEKKKKRERELCESEAAVPVEPFSLPKNVEPLEEKKRKREKVAETEAETEEFHPRVKVEVEQQQLADRPIRACRTQQENECTPRQQLLEHFLRQLQRKDPNGFFAWPVTDAIAPGYSMIIKHPMDFSTMKDKITTNEYKTVTEFKADFKLMCDNAMVYNRPETVYYKAAKKLLHTGFKMMSKERLLALKRSMSFMQDMDFSQQAAILGDEDIASEEPPPEVIPVPVESAKKSKKQPPISDPYEPEGNACSLTDSTAEEHVLALVEHAADEARDRISRFMPSSKIGYLRKETDGSLVYTVVNQQDPDAEEEETHPVDLSTLSTKLLPGLTTLGFKDDRRNKVTFLNSAYNTQTLQNNTVYPDLLPEEMELLYSAYGDETGVQCALSLQEFVKGCGGFTKTLVDGLLDKMTGGDHSKSVFQIRQKRNMVIKPDEIKSSLCDMQLLDSQVGDGSGMSGENSSVLDFMSIKTYSDMSLDMSLLNNLGKTVKKESEHDDGHLHFDETAKLLQDLQEAQADRVGSRPSSNLSSLSNASERDQHHLGSPSHLGVGDQAEMVHDPYEFLQSPEPGSTANS; the protein is encoded by the exons atgggaaaaaaacacaaaaagcataaGCCGGAATGGAGAACTGTTGACG gctATGAGGACAAACCTCTTGAAAAGCCCCTGAAGCTGGTACTGAAAGTGGGAGGAAATGAAGTGACAGAACGGTCAGGCTCTGGGCATGACTCAAGTTACTATGACGAGAGGTCCGACCATGAGCGTGAGCGCCacaaggaaaagaagaagaagaaaaagaagaaatcagAGAAGGAGAAGGATAAGCATGGAGATgatgaggagaggaggagaaggaag gaggagaagaagaagaagcgaGAAAGGGAGCTGTGTGAAAGTGAGGCTGCAGTTCCAGTAGAGCCTTTCTCTTTACCAAAAAATGTGGAG CCgctggaggagaagaaaaggaagCGGGAGAAGGTGGCTGAGACGGAAGCAGAAACGGAGGAGTTCCACCCCAgggtgaaggtggaggtggagcagcagcagctggcagaCAGACCCATCCGGGCCTGCAGGACCCAGCAGG AGAATGAGTGCACGCCAAGGCAGCAGCTCCTAGAACACTTCCTGCGACAGCTACAAAG GAAGGATCCTAATGGCTTCTTCGCATGGCCAGTCACGGACGCCATTGCTCCTGGCTACTCCATGATTATCAAACACCCCATGGACTTCAGCACCATGAAAGACAAGATCACAACCAACGAGTATAAAACTGTCACCGAATTCAAG GCAGACTTCAAGCTGATGTGTGACAATGCCATGGTCTACAACCGTCCGGAGACGGTCTACTACAAGGCAGCTAAGAAACTGCTCCACACTGGGTTTAAGATGATGAGCAAA GAGCGGCTGTTAGCTCTGAAGCGCAGCATGTCTTTCATGCAGGACATGGATTTTTCTCagcaggcggccattttgggtGACGAGGACATTGCCTCTGAAGAGCCCCCTCCTGAGGTCATACCTGTACCAGTCGAGTCTGCCAAAAAGTCCAAAAAACAGCCCCCCATCAG TGACCCGTATGAGCCCGAGGGGAACGCCTGCAGCCTCACTGACAGCACGGCAGAGGAGCACGTCCTGGCCTTGGTGGAGCACGCCGCCGACGAGGCCCGCGATCGCATCAGCCGCTTCATGCCCAGCTCCAAA ATAGGGTACCTGAGAAAGGAGACCGATGGCTCTCTGGTCTACACTGTGGTGAATCAGCAGGACCCAGATGCAGAAG AGGAGGAAACTCACCCAGTGGATCTGAGCACTCTGTCTACTAAGCTCTTGCCTGGTCTAACTACCCTGGGCTTCAAAGATGACCGAAGGAATAAAG TGACATTCCTCAACAGTGCATATAACACACAGACCCTCCAGAACAACACAGTGTACCCAGACCTGCTCCCTGAGGAGATGGAGTTGCTTTATTCTGCTTATGGGGATGAGACTGGGGTCCAGTGTGCACTCAG TCTGCAGGAGTTTGTAAAGGGCTGTGGGGGCTTCACCAAGACGCTGGTGGACGGACTGCTGGACAAAATGACAGGAGGCGATCACTCCAAATCCGTCTTCCAAATTCGACAG aaaagaaacatgGTGATCAAACCTGATGAGATCAAGTCCAGTCTGTGTGACATGCAG CTCCTGGACTCTCAGGTGGGAGATGGGAGTGGCATGTCAGGAGAGAACAGTTCTGTTCTGGATTTCATGTCCATAAAGACCTACTCAGACATGTCCCTGGATATGTCACTGTTGAACAATCTGG GTAAAACGGTAAAGAAGGAGTCGGAGCACGACGACGGGCACCTGCACTTCGACGAGACCGCAAAACTGCTGCAGGACCTCCAGGAGGCGCAGGCGGACAGGGTGGGGTCGCGACCCTCCTCCAATCTCTCCTCGCTGTCCAATGCATcggagagagaccagcaccatCTGG GGAGCCCATCCCATCTGGGTGTTGGGGACCAGGCTGAAATGGTTCATGACCCATATGAGTTTCTTCAGTCTCCAGAACCCGGGTCCACAGCCAACAGCTGA